In Lacibacter sp. H375, one DNA window encodes the following:
- a CDS encoding dihydrolipoamide acetyltransferase family protein, translated as MALVDLVMPKLGESIMEATILRWHKKPGDSIKMDETVLDIATDKVDSEVPSTAEGVLSEVLFSENDVVPIGAVIARIATNAAEAVAAPVATPPQAFESVAEFVEEAIPYQPAGAKVSAPTNGIRFYSPLVLNIAAQEGIGMAELEKIPGTGNDNRVTKKDILQYVSTRKGGGTGYAQQAAPKEDVLVVPMNRVEQPAQHQPAPAPSMAPTVYSGNVEIIEMDRMRKLIADHMVRSKHTSPHVTSFTEADVTNLVQWRDKMKKEFEKREGTKITFTPLFIEAIVKCIKKYPLINSSVDGDRIIVKKDINIGMATALPSGNLIVPVIKNADQLNLVGLTKQVNNLADSARNGKLKADDTTGGTFTLTNVGTFGSLMGTPIINQPQVAVLAVGAIKKRPVVIETPMGDSIAIRHMMYLSMSYDHRIIDGSLGATFLTAVANELQNFNPDRDL; from the coding sequence ATGGCTTTAGTTGATTTAGTAATGCCTAAGCTCGGTGAAAGTATTATGGAAGCAACCATTTTGCGTTGGCATAAGAAACCGGGTGACAGTATTAAAATGGATGAGACTGTACTTGACATTGCAACGGACAAAGTTGACAGTGAAGTGCCCAGCACGGCTGAAGGTGTGTTGAGTGAAGTGTTATTCAGCGAAAATGATGTGGTGCCTATTGGTGCTGTGATTGCACGTATTGCAACAAACGCCGCTGAAGCTGTTGCTGCTCCGGTTGCAACTCCTCCTCAGGCTTTTGAATCAGTTGCTGAATTTGTGGAAGAAGCAATTCCCTATCAACCGGCAGGTGCTAAAGTAAGTGCGCCAACTAATGGAATCCGTTTTTACTCGCCGCTTGTTTTGAATATTGCAGCGCAGGAAGGCATTGGCATGGCTGAATTGGAAAAAATTCCGGGTACAGGTAATGATAATCGTGTTACGAAGAAAGATATTCTTCAGTATGTAAGCACACGAAAAGGCGGAGGTACTGGTTATGCTCAGCAAGCTGCACCGAAAGAAGATGTATTGGTTGTGCCGATGAACCGAGTTGAACAACCAGCACAACATCAACCAGCTCCTGCTCCATCAATGGCGCCAACTGTTTACAGTGGTAATGTTGAGATCATTGAAATGGATCGCATGCGTAAGTTGATTGCTGATCACATGGTGAGAAGCAAACACACAAGTCCGCATGTAACAAGCTTTACTGAAGCTGATGTGACCAATCTTGTGCAATGGCGTGATAAGATGAAGAAAGAATTTGAAAAACGTGAAGGAACGAAAATTACGTTCACTCCGTTGTTCATTGAAGCAATTGTAAAGTGTATTAAGAAATATCCGTTGATCAACAGTTCAGTTGATGGCGACCGAATAATTGTAAAGAAGGACATCAACATTGGTATGGCGACAGCCTTACCAAGCGGCAACTTAATTGTACCCGTGATTAAGAATGCAGATCAGTTGAATCTTGTTGGCTTAACCAAACAGGTGAACAATCTTGCTGATTCTGCACGTAACGGTAAACTGAAAGCTGATGATACAACTGGCGGCACATTTACGTTAACCAATGTTGGAACTTTTGGCAGCTTGATGGGCACTCCTATTATTAATCAGCCACAGGTTGCAGTATTAGCAGTTGGCGCTATAAAGAAAAGACCTGTGGTGATTGAAACTCCAATGGGTGATAGTATTGCCATCCGCCACATGATGTATTTAAGTATGAGCTACGATCATCGTATTATTGATGGCAGCCTTGGCGCTACATTCTTAACTGCGGTAGCGAATGAGTTACAGAATTTTAATCCTGATAGAGATTTGTAA
- a CDS encoding CinA family nicotinamide mononucleotide deamidase-related protein, with amino-acid sequence MQNQQIYASIITIGDELLIGQTIDTNSAWMAQELNKIGVWVKRRVAVGDTREDIWQALDEESASAQIILITGGLGPTADDITKPLLCDYFGGKMIVNEMVLEHVTNIFRRLNRPLIDRNMKQAEVPDVCTVLMNRRGTAPGMLFRKSNCIYISMPGVPHEMKGIMTDEVFPLLKREFEMPFILHRTLLTAGVGESFLAEKINAWEEALPSDIKLAYLPNYGMVRLRLTATGTNKEQLDEQLDRLFAELQEQVKEWLIVAEDLPLEQALGQLLLRKKKSMATAESCSGGYIAHLITAIPGSSEYFKGTVVAYAYDVKEDVLGVQHSTLEIKGAVSEETVTEMLNGLLQKTTADYGIATSGIMGPGGGTEGKPVGTVWVAVGSREKMIAKRLHFRFDRLKNIELTATNALLMLFQFIEGETDK; translated from the coding sequence ATGCAGAATCAACAAATCTACGCCTCCATCATTACCATTGGAGATGAATTATTAATAGGACAAACCATTGATACCAACAGTGCTTGGATGGCGCAGGAACTAAATAAAATTGGTGTGTGGGTGAAACGTCGTGTGGCAGTTGGCGATACTAGAGAAGATATCTGGCAGGCATTGGATGAAGAATCTGCATCAGCACAAATAATTTTAATTACGGGTGGACTTGGTCCAACAGCAGATGATATTACCAAGCCTTTACTCTGCGATTATTTTGGCGGCAAAATGATCGTGAATGAAATGGTGCTTGAACATGTAACGAACATTTTTCGCCGTCTTAACCGGCCTCTCATTGACCGAAACATGAAACAGGCCGAAGTACCAGATGTATGTACCGTGCTCATGAACAGACGTGGCACGGCACCAGGCATGTTATTCCGTAAAAGCAACTGCATTTATATTTCAATGCCGGGCGTACCGCATGAAATGAAAGGAATTATGACCGATGAAGTATTTCCTCTGTTGAAACGTGAATTTGAAATGCCGTTTATCCTTCACCGCACATTGCTTACTGCCGGTGTGGGCGAATCGTTTCTCGCAGAAAAGATCAATGCATGGGAAGAAGCACTTCCAAGCGATATTAAGCTTGCTTATCTGCCAAACTATGGTATGGTTCGTTTGCGCTTAACCGCCACCGGTACAAACAAAGAACAATTAGATGAACAACTTGACCGCCTCTTTGCTGAATTGCAAGAACAGGTAAAAGAATGGTTGATTGTTGCAGAAGATCTTCCGCTTGAACAGGCATTGGGACAATTGTTGCTGCGCAAGAAAAAGTCAATGGCAACTGCTGAAAGCTGCAGCGGTGGTTATATTGCTCATCTTATTACTGCCATTCCGGGTTCATCTGAATATTTTAAAGGAACGGTGGTAGCTTATGCATATGACGTGAAAGAGGATGTGCTGGGCGTACAACACTCAACGCTTGAAATAAAAGGCGCAGTGAGCGAAGAAACAGTTACCGAAATGTTGAACGGCCTGTTACAAAAAACAACTGCAGACTACGGCATCGCCACAAGTGGCATCATGGGACCAGGTGGTGGGACGGAAGGAAAACCCGTTGGTACAGTATGGGTGGCTGTTGGTTCAAGAGAGAAGATGATCGCAAAAAGATTACACTTTCGTTTTGACCGGTTAAAAAATATAGAATTAACGGCAACAAATGCTTTGCTGATGCTCTTCCAGTTTATTGAGGGAGAGACGGATAAATAA
- a CDS encoding SixA phosphatase family protein, with protein MSVSPNHTLSSILTITFLLTLLSSCNRNTYYIVRHAEKANATANMSSDVPLSAEGEQRAQNLKTLLQNKSFSAIFSTPYIRTQSTAKPLSEVEGISIQLYSPRDTVDKFIDRVKTIQKGDVLLVGHSNTVDDLVNKMMGQSLLTDLAETEYDNLFIVKRKGKKYSFEKRKY; from the coding sequence ATGTCAGTTTCACCAAACCACACTTTATCATCAATTTTAACGATTACTTTCCTGTTGACCCTTTTATCATCCTGTAACCGCAATACGTATTACATTGTCCGCCATGCTGAAAAGGCAAACGCCACAGCAAATATGAGCAGCGATGTGCCATTGAGTGCAGAAGGTGAACAACGAGCTCAAAACCTGAAAACATTATTGCAGAACAAATCATTTTCTGCAATTTTTTCAACACCTTATATCCGCACACAGTCAACAGCAAAACCACTGAGTGAAGTTGAAGGCATATCAATCCAATTATATTCACCAAGAGATACAGTTGATAAATTTATTGATCGTGTGAAAACTATTCAAAAAGGAGATGTGTTGCTTGTTGGTCATTCAAATACAGTTGATGACCTCGTAAATAAAATGATGGGACAATCGCTCTTAACCGATCTTGCAGAAACAGAATATGATAACTTATTTATTGTAAAACGGAAAGGGAAGAAGTATTCTTTTGAAAAAAGGAAATATTGA
- a CDS encoding Ig-like domain-containing protein, with protein sequence MIFLKSRTCAMAALSFMLLLAACKKEKSGQIVDEMLEPHYARTSGVVDDDPNLVSKIPVIMSSDLLKRISQDPSLLAFKGKPTGGNDLTAPTISINSPASGATVSGTISVTVNATDNRGVNSVSLSVDGTLVGSSTNSPFTISWNSATVINGTHTLTVTARDAAGNSASASRQVTVNTVSNTDLSNPTVNITSPANGASVTGTVEIAANASDNIGVSSIKFSIDGISVGTDYGSPYSVSWTTTSIATGIHTVTATAYDAAGNTSSQSIQVTVNTTVINPPTLPASAQLIMPPVRNQGGEFSCVAFAAGYAARSAEQFYKTGASGYNNATNIFSSEFLYNQTKFGDCGAGTSVTTVLEFLKTYGICSEQSMPYSDLNGCSLLPNSSQSSEAANYKINSYSVISKSDITAIKTMIVNKHPLILTVNLDASFTNAQPGFIWKSYSGADGFGHALVICGYDDSKHAFKVMNSWGTNWGDAGYSWIDYDFLAQTGGMWTFVINN encoded by the coding sequence ATGATCTTCTTGAAATCCCGTACCTGTGCAATGGCTGCACTCAGCTTTATGCTTTTGCTTGCAGCATGTAAAAAAGAAAAGTCCGGTCAAATCGTTGATGAAATGCTGGAGCCACATTATGCAAGAACATCCGGGGTAGTGGATGATGATCCAAATTTAGTGAGTAAGATTCCGGTGATCATGTCATCAGACTTATTGAAAAGAATCTCACAGGATCCTTCACTACTAGCATTCAAAGGCAAACCAACAGGTGGCAATGATCTAACTGCTCCAACAATCAGTATAAACTCTCCCGCCAGTGGAGCAACGGTTTCCGGCACTATCAGTGTTACGGTAAATGCAACAGACAATCGAGGCGTAAATTCAGTAAGTTTAAGTGTTGATGGCACCTTAGTTGGCAGCAGTACAAACTCTCCTTTTACTATTTCCTGGAATTCAGCAACTGTTATCAATGGAACTCATACGTTAACCGTAACAGCGAGAGATGCGGCTGGTAACAGCGCTTCAGCTTCCAGGCAGGTAACGGTGAATACAGTATCGAACACTGATCTTAGTAACCCAACGGTGAATATTACATCACCCGCAAATGGAGCCTCTGTTACAGGTACAGTAGAGATTGCGGCAAATGCATCCGATAATATCGGAGTTAGCTCAATTAAATTTAGTATTGATGGAATTTCAGTTGGTACCGATTACGGTTCGCCTTACAGTGTCTCCTGGACTACAACCTCAATTGCAACAGGCATTCATACAGTAACGGCGACGGCATATGATGCAGCAGGTAATACCAGCTCACAATCCATACAGGTTACGGTGAACACAACAGTAATAAATCCTCCCACTCTTCCGGCAAGTGCACAATTAATAATGCCCCCGGTAAGAAATCAGGGTGGAGAATTTTCATGCGTAGCATTTGCTGCCGGGTATGCTGCAAGATCAGCAGAACAATTTTACAAGACCGGTGCCTCGGGTTATAATAATGCAACCAATATTTTCAGCTCTGAATTTTTATATAATCAAACCAAATTTGGTGACTGTGGTGCGGGAACAAGCGTTACTACTGTACTTGAATTTTTGAAAACGTATGGCATTTGCTCAGAGCAATCAATGCCTTATAGCGATTTAAATGGTTGCTCACTTTTACCAAACAGCAGCCAGTCATCTGAAGCCGCTAATTATAAAATAAATTCTTATTCAGTTATTTCTAAATCAGATATAACCGCCATTAAAACAATGATCGTAAATAAGCATCCTCTTATTCTAACAGTAAACCTTGATGCAAGTTTTACAAATGCTCAACCGGGCTTTATCTGGAAGTCTTATTCCGGCGCAGATGGATTTGGGCATGCATTAGTGATTTGTGGCTATGATGATTCCAAGCATGCTTTTAAAGTAATGAATTCATGGGGAACAAATTGGGGTGATGCAGGATACTCATGGATCGATTATGATTTTCTTGCACAGACGGGTGGTATGTGGACTTTTGTCATTAATAATTAA
- a CDS encoding alpha/beta hydrolase family protein: MRNFVFCLLLSVPLFGIAQSKKPLDHSVYDRWQSVQGAQISDDGKWVVYMINPQEGDGDMIIQSTDGNYKKTVARGYGSVITNDSRFVIFKVRPLFKDTRDARIKKKRPDEMPKDSLAIVELGKDSVWKVARVKTFKTPEKGNGWVAYHMDKALPEPPKPAAKPDSLTQINKMVSMADSLMRVADSLKNKANEAKTKGLTVLQPAKGGARQVSRPAADPVEEGTELIVRNTQTGEEKKFKLVNEYYFSKNGNILLIEISKKNADTLSKAAVLWMNTATGKVDTVFQGFNDAKNYAMDEAGTQLAFVAERDSVSKALRKFYKLWHYKTGMDSARLRVDRSTASVKTGMTVSPDYINKFSKKGDRLFFGLAPIRQPKDTNLVEFETARLDIWHYNDPELQPQQLLQVSNEMRRSYLTVLHGDASAVTPLATETLERVVTTDEDDSDVAIGYDSKPYRKQNQWEQHNYNDLYLVDVKTGERKLIGKKIRSGGISPKGKFVMWFDWKTHQYMSYEVATGKTVVATKDIKVPLFDEDDDHPDDPPPHGVMGWHENDAALYVYDKFDIWKIDPTGKEKPVSITNGIGRKKQLTFRYSELDREERFVKDGQTLLLGVFDNKEKGYGLTTLKLGGNFVLNESIAVTNPAVINNGNVLKGKNSDVLVYTAMTPQMSASLFSTTLNAAQDHKSAKQLSRVNEQQKDYNWYTVELHKWKMFDGKESEGLLFKPENFDPNKKYPVIFYFYERNSDTRYSYRTPAPSASTINIAYFTSNGYLVFDPNIYYKDGEPGESAYNSVVSAGKYLSKMKFVDSTKMAIQGQSWGGYQVAYLVTRTKMFAAAGAGAPVANMFSAYGGIRWGAGISRQFQYERSQTRLGATPWQRPDLYTKNSPLFKADKVTTPLLLMHNDKDGAVPWYQSIEFFTALRRLDKKAWFLQYNDEDHNLVERRNRKDLSVRLSQFFDHYLKGAPMPKWMKDGVPAADKGIDWGFDIVK, translated from the coding sequence ATGAGAAATTTCGTTTTTTGTCTTTTGCTTTCAGTTCCGTTGTTTGGCATTGCTCAATCCAAAAAACCACTCGATCATTCCGTTTACGACCGTTGGCAAAGTGTACAAGGTGCTCAGATCAGCGATGATGGCAAGTGGGTGGTGTACATGATCAATCCACAGGAAGGTGACGGAGATATGATCATTCAATCGACCGATGGTAATTATAAAAAAACTGTTGCCCGTGGTTACGGTTCTGTTATTACCAATGATAGTCGTTTTGTGATCTTCAAGGTTCGTCCGTTATTCAAAGATACACGTGATGCAAGAATCAAAAAGAAACGTCCGGATGAAATGCCAAAGGATAGTTTAGCGATTGTTGAATTGGGAAAGGACAGTGTATGGAAAGTAGCACGTGTAAAAACATTCAAAACACCAGAGAAAGGAAATGGCTGGGTTGCTTATCATATGGATAAAGCTTTACCCGAACCACCGAAACCGGCTGCAAAACCGGACTCACTCACGCAGATCAATAAAATGGTTTCAATGGCTGATTCGTTGATGCGTGTGGCTGATAGTTTAAAGAACAAAGCCAATGAAGCAAAAACAAAGGGCTTAACTGTTTTGCAACCTGCAAAAGGCGGAGCGAGACAGGTATCGAGACCAGCTGCCGATCCTGTTGAAGAAGGTACTGAACTGATTGTACGAAATACGCAAACAGGTGAGGAGAAAAAATTCAAATTGGTTAACGAATATTATTTCAGTAAAAATGGAAATATATTATTGATAGAAATTTCAAAGAAGAATGCTGATACATTAAGCAAGGCTGCTGTTCTTTGGATGAATACAGCAACAGGAAAAGTGGATACCGTGTTTCAGGGTTTTAATGATGCAAAAAATTATGCAATGGATGAAGCAGGAACACAACTTGCATTTGTTGCAGAGCGTGATAGTGTAAGCAAAGCATTGCGAAAGTTTTATAAGCTCTGGCATTACAAAACCGGTATGGATAGTGCACGTTTGCGTGTTGATCGTTCAACCGCTTCTGTGAAAACAGGCATGACGGTTAGTCCTGACTACATCAATAAATTCAGCAAAAAAGGCGATCGGTTGTTCTTTGGATTGGCACCAATCCGTCAACCAAAAGATACCAACCTTGTTGAGTTTGAAACTGCACGACTTGATATCTGGCATTATAATGACCCCGAACTTCAACCACAACAATTACTGCAGGTGAGTAATGAAATGCGTCGGAGTTATTTAACGGTTTTGCATGGAGATGCTTCTGCAGTAACACCTTTGGCAACTGAAACATTGGAGCGTGTTGTTACAACCGATGAAGATGATTCAGATGTTGCAATTGGTTACGATAGCAAACCTTATCGTAAACAAAACCAATGGGAGCAACACAACTATAACGATCTGTATTTAGTTGATGTAAAAACAGGCGAACGAAAACTCATCGGTAAGAAGATCCGCAGTGGTGGTATTTCACCTAAAGGAAAATTTGTGATGTGGTTCGATTGGAAGACGCATCAATACATGTCTTATGAAGTAGCTACAGGCAAAACTGTTGTTGCAACAAAAGATATTAAAGTGCCTTTGTTTGATGAAGATGATGATCATCCGGATGATCCACCGCCACATGGTGTAATGGGCTGGCATGAAAATGATGCAGCATTGTATGTGTATGATAAGTTCGATATCTGGAAAATTGATCCTACAGGAAAAGAAAAACCTGTTTCTATCACCAATGGTATTGGACGTAAAAAACAATTGACTTTCCGCTACAGCGAACTTGATCGTGAGGAACGTTTTGTAAAAGATGGCCAAACATTACTACTTGGCGTATTTGACAACAAAGAGAAAGGATATGGTTTAACAACTCTTAAACTCGGCGGCAACTTTGTACTTAACGAATCAATAGCAGTAACTAATCCTGCAGTGATCAATAACGGCAATGTATTGAAAGGAAAGAATAGTGATGTGTTGGTTTATACAGCAATGACTCCTCAAATGAGCGCAAGTTTGTTTTCTACTACATTGAATGCAGCACAGGATCACAAATCAGCAAAACAATTGAGTCGGGTGAATGAACAACAGAAAGATTACAACTGGTACACTGTTGAATTACATAAATGGAAAATGTTTGATGGTAAAGAATCAGAAGGTTTGTTATTCAAACCTGAGAATTTCGATCCAAACAAAAAGTATCCTGTGATCTTTTATTTCTATGAGCGTAACAGCGATACACGCTATAGTTATCGCACACCTGCACCAAGTGCATCAACAATAAACATTGCTTATTTCACAAGTAATGGTTACCTCGTTTTTGATCCAAATATTTATTACAAAGATGGTGAGCCTGGCGAAAGTGCATACAACTCTGTAGTGAGTGCCGGAAAGTATCTCAGCAAAATGAAATTTGTTGATAGCACAAAGATGGCCATACAAGGACAAAGTTGGGGTGGTTACCAGGTTGCGTATCTTGTAACACGTACAAAAATGTTTGCAGCAGCAGGAGCTGGTGCACCTGTAGCGAATATGTTTAGTGCATACGGTGGTATCCGTTGGGGTGCTGGTATCAGCAGGCAGTTCCAGTATGAGCGTTCGCAAACACGTTTGGGTGCAACGCCATGGCAACGTCCTGATCTTTATACCAAAAACTCTCCGTTGTTTAAAGCCGATAAAGTAACAACACCATTGCTGTTGATGCATAATGATAAAGATGGTGCGGTGCCTTGGTATCAAAGTATTGAATTCTTTACAGCATTGCGTCGCTTAGACAAGAAAGCATGGTTTTTGCAATACAATGATGAAGATCATAACCTCGTTGAACGCAGAAACAGGAAAGATCTTTCTGTTCGCTTAAGCCAGTTCTTTGATCATTACCTGAAAGGAGCACCAATGCCCAAGTGGATGAAAGATGGTGTGCCAGCGGCTGACAAAGGAATTGATTGGGGATTTGATATAGTGAAATAA
- a CDS encoding DMT family transporter, with the protein MHSTTKSFLQLHAAVFLAGFTGVLGRLIELNEGWLVWYRMLLSSLVLLLIFFIRKQSIRIERKYVLQCVGIGALIALHWVFFYGSVKYANVSIALVCFAATGSFTAFLEPLLHKRKLDLVEVLLGLLVLFGIYLIFHFDTEYKTGILLGVAAAFLSALFPIFNKRLIQHIPAANLTLYELGGGWLMLSLLLPLYLQFSPAEKFVPSFNDWFWLLMLALFCTVLAFQLSVNALKKISPFTANLTYNLEPVYGILLAFLLYNENKDLGKGFYWGILLIVASVVIQTVRVWQTKKPSV; encoded by the coding sequence ATGCATTCCACCACCAAATCCTTTCTGCAATTACATGCTGCTGTTTTCTTAGCCGGTTTTACAGGCGTACTTGGCCGTTTGATCGAGTTGAACGAAGGCTGGCTTGTTTGGTACAGGATGTTGCTTTCATCTTTAGTGTTACTGCTTATTTTTTTCATCCGCAAACAATCGATCCGTATTGAACGGAAGTATGTACTGCAATGTGTTGGTATTGGTGCACTCATCGCCTTGCATTGGGTCTTCTTCTATGGCAGTGTGAAGTATGCAAACGTATCCATTGCTTTGGTCTGCTTTGCAGCCACCGGATCATTCACTGCTTTTCTCGAACCGCTTTTGCATAAACGAAAATTGGATCTTGTTGAAGTATTGCTGGGCTTATTAGTATTGTTCGGTATCTATCTCATTTTTCATTTTGATACAGAGTATAAAACAGGCATTTTGCTTGGTGTTGCTGCAGCATTTTTATCGGCTTTGTTTCCCATTTTTAATAAACGGTTGATTCAACATATTCCTGCTGCAAACTTAACATTATATGAGTTGGGTGGAGGATGGTTGATGTTGAGTTTGTTGTTGCCGTTGTATCTGCAATTTTCTCCTGCAGAAAAATTTGTTCCTTCCTTCAATGATTGGTTCTGGTTGCTGATGCTTGCGTTGTTCTGCACTGTCCTTGCTTTTCAATTATCAGTGAATGCATTAAAAAAGATTTCGCCGTTTACAGCAAACCTTACTTACAATCTTGAGCCTGTCTATGGAATTCTGCTTGCATTTTTGTTGTACAACGAAAACAAAGATTTAGGTAAAGGATTCTATTGGGGAATTCTGTTGATCGTTGCCAGCGTGGTGATCCAGACGGTTCGTGTATGGCAAACAAAAAAGCCATCCGTTTAA
- a CDS encoding TonB-dependent receptor encodes MNRYILGLLLITLLANPVFAQNKGIIAGTVSDKSTQLPLEAVSVKVENTEWGAVTDSLGRFRIINIDPKSYNIVFSKVGYKAYTIYNIVLTSGNETNVTVELEEEIKSIGEITVTGKRTAKVATLETPLSVQRLTTEEIKANPGGNFDISRVINTLPGVGGTAGSVGGFRNDIIIRGGGPGENVFYLDGIEIPVINHFATQGAGGGPTGILNVSFIEDVKLSSSAFDARFDNALSSVFEFKQKRGNTNRVQGNVRLSATELAATLEGPLSKNKKTTFLASARRSYLQFLFQALDLPIRPNYWDFQYKVTHQFDKKTTLTVLGVGAIDEFSFAVPSEATPEKLYILNSNPNINQWNYTVGAALKRNIKNGFWNLAISRNAFNNNITRFEDNLNPTPAKQSLDVASNETENKLRFDVNQSLNGWKLSYGAVVQNPQFSNKGFARIRAEVRDTLGNLVQPEVKANFNTSKSFLKLGGFVQAGKRFVDDRLGVNVGIRFDGNTFTDEGMNLLQTFSPRLGLSYVLSDQWTVNASVGRYYRLAPYTILGFQNNNGNYVNRDANYLRSDHYVVGFEYLPKNTTRFTIEGFYKQYGNMPVSVRDGINLANKGGDFNILGNEDIISTGKGRTYGVEFFAQQKLTKRFYGVFSYTLFISQFSGVDGKYVSSAWDNRHLLSVTWGYKFPRNWELGLKFRYQGGAPFTPFDETASRQNYLSTGEGILDYARLNQNRLTAFNSSDVRIDKKWNFKRLTLDVFLDVSNWYVAKSPAFPQYTFQRTANNSGFATTNGKPIAFDGSNAIPVILQNNDPSVTPTIGFIIEF; translated from the coding sequence ATGAACAGATACATTTTAGGCTTACTCCTTATCACACTCTTAGCCAACCCTGTTTTTGCACAGAATAAAGGCATAATTGCAGGAACCGTTTCAGACAAATCAACACAGCTTCCGCTTGAAGCCGTTTCGGTAAAAGTTGAAAACACCGAATGGGGTGCTGTTACCGATTCTCTCGGCCGTTTCCGCATCATCAACATCGATCCGAAATCATACAATATCGTTTTCAGTAAAGTTGGTTACAAGGCGTACACGATTTATAATATTGTTCTTACATCTGGTAATGAAACAAATGTAACAGTTGAACTGGAAGAAGAAATAAAATCGATTGGAGAAATAACGGTAACAGGAAAACGTACAGCCAAAGTGGCAACACTTGAAACACCATTGAGTGTGCAACGGTTAACAACAGAAGAAATTAAAGCAAATCCGGGTGGCAATTTCGATATCAGTCGTGTGATCAATACACTTCCGGGTGTTGGCGGAACGGCTGGAAGTGTTGGCGGTTTTCGTAATGATATTATTATTCGTGGTGGCGGGCCCGGTGAGAATGTATTTTATTTAGATGGAATTGAAATTCCCGTGATTAATCACTTTGCAACACAAGGTGCCGGTGGCGGACCAACAGGCATTCTAAACGTAAGCTTTATTGAAGATGTGAAACTCAGTTCTTCTGCGTTTGATGCCCGTTTTGACAATGCACTCAGCAGTGTATTTGAATTCAAACAAAAAAGAGGAAACACAAATCGTGTACAAGGTAATGTCCGTTTGAGTGCAACAGAACTTGCCGCCACATTAGAAGGACCATTAAGTAAGAACAAGAAAACGACCTTTCTTGCAAGTGCACGCCGTAGTTATCTGCAATTTTTATTCCAGGCATTAGATCTTCCTATTCGCCCCAACTATTGGGATTTTCAATACAAAGTGACACATCAGTTTGATAAGAAAACGACATTGACTGTTTTGGGTGTTGGTGCTATTGATGAATTCAGTTTTGCAGTTCCATCAGAAGCAACACCGGAGAAATTATACATCCTCAACAGTAACCCAAACATTAATCAATGGAATTATACAGTTGGTGCTGCGTTGAAACGGAATATTAAAAATGGTTTCTGGAATCTTGCAATCAGCCGCAATGCATTCAATAATAATATTACTCGTTTTGAAGATAACCTCAACCCTACTCCTGCTAAACAATCGTTGGATGTTGCATCGAACGAAACAGAAAATAAATTACGGTTTGACGTTAATCAAAGTTTAAATGGATGGAAGCTGAGTTATGGTGCTGTTGTACAAAATCCGCAATTCAGTAACAAAGGTTTTGCACGCATCCGTGCAGAAGTGAGAGATACGTTAGGGAATCTTGTTCAGCCTGAAGTGAAAGCTAACTTCAATACATCAAAAAGTTTTTTAAAGCTGGGTGGATTCGTGCAGGCGGGCAAACGTTTCGTTGATGATCGTTTAGGTGTAAACGTTGGCATTCGTTTCGATGGCAATACCTTTACCGATGAAGGCATGAATCTCTTGCAAACATTTAGTCCACGACTTGGATTGAGTTATGTGTTAAGCGATCAGTGGACGGTGAATGCAAGTGTGGGTCGTTATTATCGTTTAGCCCCTTATACTATTCTCGGATTTCAAAATAATAACGGCAACTATGTGAATCGTGATGCAAATTATCTGCGCAGCGATCATTATGTGGTAGGATTTGAGTACTTACCTAAGAATACAACTCGTTTTACCATTGAAGGTTTCTACAAACAATACGGCAATATGCCCGTGAGTGTGCGTGATGGAATTAATCTTGCAAACAAAGGCGGCGATTTTAATATTTTAGGTAATGAAGATATTATAAGTACAGGTAAGGGACGAACATATGGCGTTGAGTTCTTTGCGCAACAGAAATTAACGAAGCGTTTCTATGGAGTGTTTAGTTATACTTTATTCATTAGCCAATTCAGTGGTGTGGACGGAAAATATGTTTCGAGCGCATGGGATAACCGCCATTTGTTGAGTGTAACATGGGGCTATAAATTTCCACGCAATTGGGAGCTTGGTTTAAAATTCCGTTACCAGGGTGGCGCTCCGTTTACTCCGTTTGATGAAACGGCGAGCCGACAAAATTACCTCAGCACTGGTGAAGGTATTCTTGATTATGCACGTTTGAATCAAAACCGTTTGACTGCGTTCAACTCAAGCGATGTGCGTATTGATAAGAAGTGGAATTTTAAACGCTTAACGCTGGATGTATTTCTCGATGTGAGCAATTGGTATGTTGCAAAGAGTCCGGCGTTTCCTCAATATACCTTTCAACGCACTGCAAATAACAGTGGTTTTGCAACCACAAACGGAAAGCCAATTGCATTTGATGGCAGTAATGCGATTCCTGTTATTCTGCAGAATAATGATCCAAGTGTAACACCAACGATAGGATTTATAATTGAATTTTAA